The genomic DNA AGCAGAGGGTCCCCAGGGTGTCAGGGATGTCCCTGGGGTGGCAGTTGTGATCCTCAGGGTGTCAGGGATGTCCCTGGGGTGGCAGTTGGGATCCCCAGGGTGTCAGGGGCGTCCCTGGGGTGGCAgttggggtccccagggtgtcAGGGGTGTCCCCATGTCTCTGTCCCCCCAGTCGGAGCACTTCCGCACAACATCCCAGAAGATGGCCCGGCGCTACTGGTGGAAGAACGTGAAGCTGCTCGTCATCCTCGGCCTCGTGGGCATCATTGTCCTCGTCCTCATCATCCTCCTGGCCACCGGCACCATCCCCACCTAGAGCCAGTGTCCCCACGGAGACATGGCCGCCCCAGGGCCCAAATACAGATGGGGGAAAGAACCAGTGggacttgtgtgtgtgtgtgtggtggggggacatggggagggACACAGATGGACGTGGTGAGATGGGcatggggggacacggggacgtgGGAGGACACCAAGGGGACAGATGTAGGGGCACGGGAATGTgcatggggacacggggggaccgGCCCCAGGGATGTGGGGATGTGTGGATGTGTGGGAACACTCACGTGGGGTCATGGGGGGGACACGTGTGGGGACACAGGCATGAGGGGGTGCGTGGGGGGGTgggtgctgtgccagggcacgGGGGGCGGTGCCAGGCACCGAGGGACAAAGGACACTgtggtggcactgccaccctCGGAGGCTGGGTGGAagggggggagaagggggaggggaCAGGCGGGGACAGGGACGTGGGGGCTCCTCCGAGACCCGGACATGGGGGTCCTGGTGAGGGCCCATATCTGCAGGGACCTGGGGACACCGACATGTGCGGAGCTGTGGGGCCCCTTTTCTGGGGGACAGGGCAGCCCCAAGGCACACACgtctgggggtcctggggacacgggggccCGGGGGGCCGTAGGGACAGGGGGCTCTCCGAGGGTCCTGGGAACACGGCGGGCCCGGGGGACCCGGCGGCTGGGGAGGGTTGAgtggggggtcctggggagcCCCGTCCCGGGGGGTGCGGGCCGCGGTGTCCCGGGACTGCGGCCCctcgggggtgggggggagggggggcggTCCCGGTCCCTCCCGTCGGGGGCGGCCGCTGGGGCCCGAGACGGGACGGGTACAGGAACGGGCGCACCGGTACGGGACCGACACCGACCCGCGGTACCGGGACCATGGTGAGTCCCGGGCCGCCGCTGCCACCGCTTTCGCTTTCGCTTTCCGAGGGGGCAGAACCGAGGTCGGGACCGGGATCGGAGACACGGGACCCGCCGGGCTCGGGATGCCCCGGTGCCGGTCCCGGTCCGCCCCCCGGGCTCTCCCTGCCGAAGGGAGGGACGCGGGCCCCGGGGGTGGCGGGAGGTGGCCCGCGCGGGACTTtccgtgtccctgtgtccctgcgTGTCCCGGCCCCGCGAGTCGCTCGTGTCCCTCGCCGTGCCCCGGTGTCCCCTGACGCCGCAGTGCTCGTGTCCCCCCCGGTCCCCGTCCTCAGGTGACCCCGTGCCCATGTCCCCACGGTTTCCTGTCCCCGTGGTCCCCGTGTGCCCCCTCCCGCAGCTCCAGTATCCCTGCGGTGCCCTTGTCCCCATGGTCAGGGTGTGTCTCTAGGGTGGTATTTTCCCCATGGTCCCCCTGTCTCCATCGTCCCCATGATCTTCGTGTCCCCTGGTCCCCACATGGCCCATCCACACAGTCCCCGTGGTTCTTGTGTCCCCATGTTCCCCCAGTCCCCCTTCCTCATGGTGCCCATGTCCCcggtgtccctgcctgtccccgTGGcacctccatgtccccatgGTCCCGATATCCCCAtgtctgtccctgtgtccccctggTCCCCCTTCGCCGCAGTTCCCATATCCCCAGTGTTCCCGCAGCAtctcccccgtgtccccacggtgtccccacattgtcccccgtgtccccaggcgGGGCTGGCACGGTGCCAGCGCGAGGCCgaggaggtggcagagctgATGCGACAGAACGTGGTGCGGGCGCTGGAGCGGGAggggcacctggagcagctgcagagccgTGCCCAGGACCTGCGACAAGCGGTGGGAccacggggacacagggaccgggggagggagggggcttTATAGGGACATGTAAATCCGGGGacacacagagcccagaggaCACTGTAGAGGCATCAAGCCCCAGGGAGGACCGTTATAGGAACATAGGGCCTGGGGGGGACAGTATAGGGACATGCAGCCCTGCAAGATACATACAGAGCCCTGGGGGACACTATGGGGACATAAATCCCAGGGGTGGACTTGCTCTAGGGACATCGagccctgctgcttcctcctggggAACTTAGAGGGCCCCAGGAGGGACAAACTATTGGGTCACAGAGCTCTGGGGCGACCTATAGTCCTGGGGGGCATTGTGGGGACACAAAGGGGCTGcgggacactgtggggacatATAGCCTGGGGAAGAGGGACTCCAGGGCCATAGGAGGGCTGGGGGGTGTCTGTTCCTATAGGTCCCCCCAACCCCTGTGTAGCCCTTGGGGGACTGTTCCCTAtcctccccatgtccccacagaGTGAAGCCTTCACCCGCACCGCACAGACGGTGACGCGGCGCCAGCGCAGGCGACAGCGGCGGTGGCACCTGGTGGCCCTCggcctcagcctcctcctcctcttcatcctggGTCTGGCACTGGCGCTGGCCCTGGCACGGTCATCGCCCGGGACTGTCACCAGCACTGTCCCCACCGCACGGGGGGAGACCAAGCACCCCCCCAGCACTGCGGGGACCCTGCTGGGACCCTCTGATGACAGAACAACGGGGTCCCCACAATAAATAAACACCAGGAGCTGCGTGGGGAGACCCTACAATAACAGCAACGAGCCAGTGGGATGATCTTCAAGGAGACTCAGCAACAGCAAacctggggagctctggggagaCCCTACCATAAATAAACCCTTTAATAAAATCTGCTCTGAAGAGACCCTACAATAAAAAACCAGCAAGACTCACTCCAGGGAAACACTACAACAAGCACCAGGAGCTCCTTGGGGAGGCCCTACAGTCACAAACCAGGAAGATGAACTTCAGGAAGACCCCATAATAAATAAACACCAGGATCTGTTTTGGGCTGACCCTACAATAATTAAGGCTTCAGAATCTGATTTGGAAATACCCCACAACAACAAATCAGCAGGATGAATTCTTGAGGAGACCCTACAATAAATAAACATCAGGATATATTGGGGAAGACCCCACAACAAGAAGCCTGTGGGATCTACTTCAGGGAGACCCCACGATAAATAAACACCAGGATCTGTTTTGGGGAGACTCTACAATAACAAACCAGCAGGACCCACTCCTGGGAAACCCTACGATAAATAAGCACCAGCACATGCTTTGGGGAGACCCTACAATAACAGCAGTGGTATCAGCTTGGGGGAGATCCTACAATCCCAAACCCACGGGATGCAGGAAGATCTTACAATAACAAATGTGCCAGAGCCTCCAGGGAGATGCTACGATCAATAAACATCAGGATCTACTTCAGAGAGACCCTACAATAACAAACCCCCAGGATGATCCCTGGGAAGACCCCACAATAACAAACATGGACCTCCTCTGGGGGAACCCTGTGAGAAATAAACACCGTAACTTTTGTTTGGAGAGACCCTGTGAAAACCAACCAGCAGGACCCGCTCCAGGGAGACCCCATGACAGACATACTGGACCCTCTCTGGGGAGGCCCTACAGTAAATAAACATCACAATCTGCTGGGGGTAGACCCTACAATAACACAGTCATGGGACCCaccctgggcacacctggccCTGGCCAGAGGTGCCACCAACCTGGGCTggggggcaggaaggggctgTGGCCCCTCCACCACGGTGGGGAACCcagaggggaccctggggacacAATGGCACCTGAGGACGGGGACtccagggagggggaggaatCCCCAGGGACATGGTGACACCTGGTAGGGACTGGGGAGACCTGGCACCCAGTGTCACCTGCATGGGGCCACCCTGGCAGGTGGCATTGAAGGGGACAAGTGGGAACATGACACTTGGGGACCAAGGAGCCACATCGCTTCCCCCccccatgcctcagtttccccaagCAGTGACAGACGCCGGAGCCTCGCAGCACCTTTATTGACACCGGGGGGAAGTGGCACCGGTCCCCGGGGTGGCACCGGTCCCATGGGGGTGGCAGTGTCCGGGGGAGTGCGGCAGCGTTACCCGGTGCCCCGGCGCTTGCTGAGCTCGTCCTGCACGCGCTGGCACAGGGCCCTGCGCAGGGGGGGCTCCAGCGGGCTCCGGGCGCACACCCGGCGTGTCACCTCCTCGGCGCTGTCCCCCTGCGGCACCCACGGCACCCGCTGGGCCCACTGCCCCACAGAACCCACCCACGGCACCCCCACCGCCCCACGGCACCCCCACCGCACCCGCTGCCCCCACACAGCCCCTCAGGGAGCCCCAGCCCTACGGTACCCACGGGGCCCCACAGCGacatcccatcccatggcaCCCCCACCAACAGCACCCCACGGCACCCCCATGCCATGGCAGCACCCCCTGCCCCATGGGCTCCCCCCCATCCAACGGGAACCCACCGCTCCCCCACACCCAGGGCAGCGCTCTCTGCCCCATAGAACCCCACCCGccgcacccccagcccctcagcagcGCTCTCTGCCCCACGGAACCCCCACCCACCGCATCCCCAGAAGCGCCCACCCACCGCGTCCCCGGCCTCGCCCCGCTCCGTCCCCACCCCCGGCGGTCCCGGGGCCGCACCTGGTGCACGATGACGGCCGTGACCTGCCCGTCGTCCCCCTCGTACTCGAGGCAGAAGAGCCGCGGCCCGCGGGCGGGGTCCGGGGGGGCCCCGCGGGCCTCGGGGGGGGGGCCCGCGCTGGCGTCGCCGCCGGGACCCCCTGCGGCACCTGCACCCTCAGGGGGGGCTGCCGGGGCCCCAGGCCAGCGCCCCTTGGGTGCCCCATCCCCTCCTGGggtccccccgtgccccccggCCTCGggtgccccctcccctccagcccaCCAGGGGTGCCCCCCATCCCCGCCCTCGGTCCCCCCCTTGTCCCTCCTCCGCCGGGAGGTCCCCCCGCCGCCGGGTGCCCACCCGCCCCTTCCCCACCCGTCTCCCGGGGGTTCCCGCAGGTCCCCCCACCCCTCGATGCCCCCCCAGTCCTTCAGGAGCCCCCCGCCTGCCCCCTCCGCAGCCACTGCTCGGGGTCGCCCCTGCGCGCCGCCCGGGTACCGCCGCCCGCCCGGAGCCGCTCACCGCTGCCCCGGTGGGGCCGGTACACCTGCTGGTCgggccgccggggccgcgccggggccggggtcAGCCGCGTCCGCGCTCGGCCCCGCGCCTGCCGCACCGCGCGGTCGTACGCGtccctgggcaccccagggGCCGGGTTACCGGCG from Corvus moneduloides isolate bCorMon1 chromosome 27, bCorMon1.pri, whole genome shotgun sequence includes the following:
- the LOC116435537 gene encoding synaptobrevin-like protein 5 isoform X1, with amino-acid sequence MGVLAGLARCQREAEEVAELMRQNVVRALEREGHLEQLQSRAQDLRQASEAFTRTAQTVTRRQRRRQRRWHLVALGLSLLLLFILGLALALALARSSPGTVTSTVPTARGETKHPPSTAGTLLGPSDDRTTGSPQ
- the LOC116435537 gene encoding synaptobrevin-like protein 5 isoform X2; protein product: MAGLARCQREAEEVAELMRQNVVRALEREGHLEQLQSRAQDLRQASEAFTRTAQTVTRRQRRRQRRWHLVALGLSLLLLFILGLALALALARSSPGTVTSTVPTARGETKHPPSTAGTLLGPSDDRTTGSPQ
- the C27H2orf68 gene encoding UPF0561 protein C2orf68 homolog — protein: MEAAAATTAAPGWRCRPGGRLDMSHGFVRHIRRNQLARDAYDRAVRQARGRARTRLTPAPARPRRPDQQVYRPHRGSGGPGGDASAGPPPEARGAPPDPARGPRLFCLEYEGDDGQVTAVIVHQGDSAEEVTRRVCARSPLEPPLRRALCQRVQDELSKRRGTG